One genomic region from Lates calcarifer isolate ASB-BC8 linkage group LG10, TLL_Latcal_v3, whole genome shotgun sequence encodes:
- the ttc38 gene encoding tetratricopeptide repeat protein 38, with product MHAASLRDCEAWRAEGLKLSTNSNEACKMYDAILTQYVKWRNDETLGGFEGCISAIQAADPNFVMGHVISTGLELVATTSSTRLNERLASAVRRTVELADSQDITPRERLHVKAMELFSHGNFPKACDAWEDILLDHPTDLLALKFAHDAYFYMGAQTPMRDSVARVLPHWKPHMPLFSYLKGLYSFGLMETRFYDQAEKVAMEGLALTPDDAWSVHSVAHVCEMKAEVDKGLKFMESREKDWQVSDVLASHNYWHWALYFIEKGQYEAALQIYDSQVFRRCKTTGSMLDTVDACSMLYRLEMEGVCVKDRWRELLQITQPHTDDHVTLFNDLHFLMVSLGAKESRTSQRLLEGLQELAKEPGENQQHQLAGTIGVPMCQAMMEYDQGNYSGAVEQLYPLRYHIVDIGGSDAQRDLFNQLLIHAAMKSENKHHQKLGRCLLVERDAVRPNSPLTDRLMQNALALHI from the exons ATGCATGCTGCAAGTCTAAGGGACTGTGAG GCATGGAGGGCAGAGGGTCTTAAATTGTCCACCAACAGCAATGAAGCCTGCAAAATGTATGACGCCATACTCACGCAG TATGTCAAATGGAGGAATGATGAAACCTTGGGAGGATTTGAAGGATGCATTTCTGCTATCCAGGCGGCTGACCCTAACTTTG tTATGGGTCATGTGATCAGTACAGGGTTGGAGCTTGTGGCAACGACAAGCTCCACCCGGCTGAATGAGCGTCTGGCCAGTGCTGTGAGGCGAACGGTGGAGCTGGCCGACAGCCAGGACATCACTCCCAGAGAGAGGCTCCATGTCAAGGCTATGGAGCTCTTCTCACATGG AAATTTCCCCAAGGCCTGTGATGCATGGGAAGATATTCTTCTTGATCACCCCACTGATTTGCTGGCCCTCAAGTTTGCTCACGATGCCTATTTCTACATGGGAGCCCAAACTCCCATGAGGGACTCTGTGGCCAGGGTGCTGCCTCATTGGAAACCACACATGCCTTTGTTCAG TTATCTGAAAGGACTGTATTCCTTTGGTCTGATGGAGACTCGCTTCTATGACCAGGCAGAGAAAGTAGCCATGGAG GGCCTCGCTCTGACTCCTGATGACGCTTGGTCTGTCCACTCTGTAGCCCATGTTTGCGAGATGAAGGCAGAGGTGGACAAAGGCTTGAAGTTcatggagagcagagagaaagactggCAG GTATCTGACGTCCTGGCCAGCCATAACTATTGGCATTGGGCTCTATACTTCATCGAGAAG GGGCAGTACGAAGCCGCTCTGCAAATATACGATTCTCAG GTATTCAGGCGTTGTAAAACCACAGGATCCATGTTGGACACTGTAGACGCCTGCTCAATGCTCTACAGACTGGAAATGGAGG gtgtgtgtgtgaaggatcGTTGGCGAGAGCTGCTCCAGATAACACAGCCTCACACTGACGATCATGTGACCTTATTTAACGACCTCCACTTCCTCATGGTGTCGCTGGGAGCTAAAGAGAGCAGGACTTCTCAGCGTCTGCTGGAGGGCCTCCAGGAATTGGCTAA GGAGCCGGGGGAAAATCAGCAACATCAGCTGGCTGGGACTATAGGTGTGCCCATGTGTCAGGCCATGATGGAGTATGACCAGGGCAACTACAGTGGAGCTGTGGAGCAGCTGTACCCTTTACGCTACCACATTGTAGACATAGGTGGCAGTGATGCTCAG AGAGATCTCTTCAATCAACTGCTTATCCATGCAGCCATGAAGTCAGAGAATAAGCACCACCAGAAACTGGGAAG